The genomic region GCCTAAAAAGAATAATTTGAGAATATTCGGCTCTTTGACAGTGCCGGTGAAATAGGCCATTTTCCTGTAATTCTGAAAGGGAATAACTCAAAAATTGATTCAAATTTGACTTAAGTAGTACAATTTTTTATAATAATTGTATCATGAATGATACAATTAGAACAATTTTATACGAATGGAAGGAAAGGAAGCTTCCTGAAAGTATTCCCAGAGAGATAAATCTTTCCCGTTATCTTAACATTCAACCTTCAAAGATTATCGCGGTTACTGGTTTCCGAAGAGTGGGTAAGACATACCTTGTATTGAATCTGATAAATGGATTATTGAAGTCAACTCATAGAGAAGAGGTTGTTTATATAAACTTTGAAGATGAAAGAATCCCTCCAAAAACTGAATTTCTGAGTAATTTGATTCCAGCGATAAAGCAAACATTTAAAAAGCCTATAAGATTTCTTTTTCTGGATGAAATTCACAACATTCCTCTTTGGAGCAAATGGCTCAGAAGAGTGCATGATACAGAGAAAATAAAAATTTTCATTACTGGTTCATCCTCCAAGGTTTCAACTAGGGAAATCCCGACAGAATTGAGAGGGAGATGTTTAGAAGTTAATCTCTTTCCGCTCTCATTCAAAGAATTTCTCAGATTTAAGAATATCCAGATTGATTTAGAAGCATTAAAATATTCTGAGGATGAGAAAATGAAAATGGACAATGCCCTTGAGGAGTATATCTATTACGGAGGCATGCCTGAGGTCGTGCTCATACCTGAAGAAAAGAAATTAGAGTTGCTGCAGGAATATTATAAGACAGTTTTGAGAAGGGATATGGTTGAGAGATTCAAAATCAAAAACGAGGAGGTTCTTTTTGCAATGGTAAGACTTCTCCTCAATTCTACGTATTTCTCGATTAGCAAACTGTATAACAATTTAAAAAGCATGAACTATGCCACAGGAAAAAATACATTGCAAAGATATCTTTCCTATCTGGAAAGTTCGTATTTTTTCCATCCTTTATTGATTTTGTCTCAAAAAATTAAACAACAACTCCAGACATCGCGAAAGCTCTATTTTATTGACAATGGTTTTATAAGTGCTCTTTCTTTAAAATTTACAAAGAACTTTGGAAGACTCTATGAGAATGTGGTGTTTTTAGAACTGATAAGAAAATATCTTAACAAAGAAGAGATTTTCTACTGGAAAAATCATTTTGGGAAAGAGGTGGATTTCGTCATAAGAGAAAATTTCAAGATTAAACAACTAATTCAAGTCTGCTACGAGATTGAGGAGGAGAATGTCAGAAAAAGAGAGATTACTGCCTTATCGAGTGCAAAAAGAGAATTCGGATGCGAAGATCTTTCCATTATCACAAAGGATTATGAAGCAGAGGAAAGAATGAGGAATGAAAGAATAAGATTTGTTCCTTTGTGGAAGTGGTTATTACATGCATAAAATTCACGGAATAAGAAAAAACTTGTCTTTTCTCCTTGCTGTTAGAGCAAACATTTCCACTTTCCTACCAGATGATTCACATATGACGCCCCTGAGTTTATTTGCCTGAACATCTTTAAATACCTTTGATGCTTTCGAATGAAGCTCTTCAATATCAAACCCAAGATGGATGTCAAGCATCTCATCACGGTACTCCTCAAAGGGATGTTTACATTCATCAACAATGGCAACCAAGCCATCCTCTGCTAAAACAGAATCCATGCTCGTAAAAACTTTCTCAGGATCAGCACAATGATGTAATGCAAGGACTGACATAATTCCCTGGAATTTCATGGGAATATCAATACCCATTTGAATATATCTGGATGAATTAAAAATGAGACTCTCTTTGATTTTTTCTCCGAGTCCCAGTATGGGAATAATCGAAGAATCTTTCACGTTAGTGGATAAAACAAGTAACATTCCAGGAGTAATGTCTAATGCCCAGAAAATTGGTGCTTTTCCAAAACTTTTATTCAGCTTCTCCATCACTCTCTGGGTGAAGAATCCTGTACCAGAACCAACATCTAAAATGTTGAAATCGCTTGGTAGGCTTGAAAAAGTGTTTGCAAAGGTATCCACAATGATCTCCAATCCTTTGGATGAAAAATAACTCTTAACAATCTCAGCTCTCTTTTGGGCTTCTTTCTCGCTGAAATACTTTACATTTTTCAATAATCTATCCCTGTCTGGAACATTCAAGGTTTTTAACAATGACTTGAGAGAGGCTTTTTCAATCAGAATCTTTTTTTCCATTCTGCTTTCTCCTTATAATTTTCTATTTTGAAACTATATAATCCTCCCTTATGGGATTCCAGGCATCAACAACTCTTACCTGGGTGAGGGCACGGACACTGTGCTCTTTATTAGGAGGCACAGTTACTCCCTCTCCAGCTCTTAAAATTTTTGTTTTCTCTTCAAGCTTGAA from Acidobacteriota bacterium harbors:
- a CDS encoding ATP-binding protein — protein: MNDTIRTILYEWKERKLPESIPREINLSRYLNIQPSKIIAVTGFRRVGKTYLVLNLINGLLKSTHREEVVYINFEDERIPPKTEFLSNLIPAIKQTFKKPIRFLFLDEIHNIPLWSKWLRRVHDTEKIKIFITGSSSKVSTREIPTELRGRCLEVNLFPLSFKEFLRFKNIQIDLEALKYSEDEKMKMDNALEEYIYYGGMPEVVLIPEEKKLELLQEYYKTVLRRDMVERFKIKNEEVLFAMVRLLLNSTYFSISKLYNNLKSMNYATGKNTLQRYLSYLESSYFFHPLLILSQKIKQQLQTSRKLYFIDNGFISALSLKFTKNFGRLYENVVFLELIRKYLNKEEIFYWKNHFGKEVDFVIRENFKIKQLIQVCYEIEEENVRKREITALSSAKREFGCEDLSIITKDYEAEERMRNERIRFVPLWKWLLHA
- a CDS encoding methyltransferase domain-containing protein, whose product is MEKKILIEKASLKSLLKTLNVPDRDRLLKNVKYFSEKEAQKRAEIVKSYFSSKGLEIIVDTFANTFSSLPSDFNILDVGSGTGFFTQRVMEKLNKSFGKAPIFWALDITPGMLLVLSTNVKDSSIIPILGLGEKIKESLIFNSSRYIQMGIDIPMKFQGIMSVLALHHCADPEKVFTSMDSVLAEDGLVAIVDECKHPFEEYRDEMLDIHLGFDIEELHSKASKVFKDVQANKLRGVICESSGRKVEMFALTARRKDKFFLIP